The region TAAATCAGGTTTAATAGTCTTACCTGCAGCTGGTGGACAAAACCTACGTTGGGGTTGATGCAAAATCTCCTCTCCTGTACGTAGCTGAAAGCGTCCCTGCGGTTacaatcacaattaatctgaaaGCTTTATAAACTGCAATGATAAAAACTTTGTGGCAAGAGCCGTAGGTGGCAGTTCTTGTTTACTGGCTTTGACTAAAAATGAGAGGAAACAAATTACCTGTACTTCATCCCAAATGTTTCCATAAGGTAGGCAATCACTAAGGCAGCACTACAAGAAGTAAACATAATAATGTTATTCAGACAGAtgattcaattttattttctgaatagAAAACTACTGATCAGTGAATATGTAGAACGTTacatagctaaaaaaaaatttagttcATAATAAgaatcagtttttttaatataccCAAAATTCTAATATacatagattattttttaatgttgtaaacCATACTCAGTAATATTAACAGAGATAAACCTTGGAAAAATATCATTTGAATTAGTGAGTTTCTtagtaaatttttattttcaaatccatttcattttcttgaGATGCACCAAGGGCGGGAAGATATCGCTGAAAACATATcacaatataaacatttcatatcagtcaatatcaacAATTgattagtttattgttttaaatatctgaaatactaaACTGGTAGCATAATCTTTCCTATTTTGAGCACACTGTGGTTCATTTTTAAGCAATTATGAGGGCAAACATTAAACTGCTACTGCcaaagttactcaacaggttgttgctaggtaaccagagaatgggtgagttgctaggtaaccgaagactaagtgagttagttgatgccatcaaccttgcttagctggccgtcagaggttgagcagctaaagtctttctgctcccccagaatgctgtgtggttctgggTCAGAGTTCAGTAAAATTATTGAATACTGTAACAGAGGTATTATGTAATGACATTGATCATGTGGCTATATACATATTCTGTTATTGATTTGCTATCTAGCCCTTAATGCACCTTCACTTTAGGAgcctcttgtgtttttttggcCTGAAATTGCACACATACAAGAAAGTAAATGCCTCACCTTCTCGATATCCCTGCATTGCCATGAACCAGCACCTTTCCTACAGGAGCAAAACACAGGTCACTTaattgaacagaaaaatatttgaaccaTGACAAACAGCAAGGAAACTTACCATCTGTTGCCAAGCAGCTATCAATAAACTCTTTAGTCTGCAAAAgggaaataaaagacaaattattgtaaataatgTCAATGCTCTTTgagtgaatacattttttttctacagggCCACGCCTAATTCATTACTTACCATAGGAAAAAAACGAATTATATTTTCTACTGGATTGTCAGCAATATCTAAAACAAGATATCTACAAGAAATATATGAAATTAGATTCACTCAAAAAATAAGCACATAGTGTTCTGAGCATTTTATATGTGTGTTACCTTACCTAAATCTATGAGAGAAATTGGGTTTGATAAAATTGGCTTCAATGTCTTGGCGGACACAAATGATGTGTGTTATGCCGTGTCTCTCAAGAGTTGGCAGCTAGAAGAAGACAAAACATTGAGAGGTCCAATTAAAACCGTGTTTATTTTCGTTTAGAAATACATGTGTTTATTCTGGAGGATGATTCTTCAAAGTATTACCTTGCTTTTCATTGCAGCAGAGTAGGGCCCTAAAAACAGTCCAGGTAAAATCTCCTGAGCAGAAATATACATAATGACACACCATCAGCAAATACAGCTACATTTCATGGTCTAGCTGCTACGCTGCACACCAAGTACAATAGAGCTGTGCTTGTCTGACAGATGGTACGATAAGATTTCTATCTTTTAATATCACATTTATAAGGAAACTGTTTCCCACCAATAATTTCAGACTGTGACTAAAATGAAAAGTAGCATAAATTAAATGATGCTTTGCAGACAAAACGCTgatcaggcataacattatgaccactgagGGGTAAAGGTTGGCCTGTCCAGTCTGAGTAATCTGCTGAAAGaaccaacaatgggcacaagagctccagaaccagacagaGGTGCAATAGAAGAAGGTGgtcttcattttctgttcaatCATGTAGACAGCAGAATACATTGCTTATCTGGGAAACACACAGCATACACTAACAAGGAGGATTTCAACCATGTGACCCAGAATGTTCTGATTTAGCCTTgtacagttttaattaaaaaaagaggaatatttctgtaaatacaTTGGATGCGTCATAACTCCTCCATCTGCAGGCATTTTAATGAATGTCCAGGACAGCCACTGAGAGGGAGGGGCTCCTGTTGCAATAAAAAGCTAtgattacagaaataaaactacaatTGCTAACCGCGATTAGCCATACCAGCAATTAGACTTCTGTAAATTTACTACATACAGGTCTAAGTATCTGTAACTAATTTTACAGGAATTTGCCAACATATAAAACTTTCACTTCTGAAGTGATTGCTCCTGTTCTCACAATTACAGCCTGGCATCAACAATGAGACAAAATTTTAATTACTTCCAAGTTAGAGGAAAGCTTTAATGATcattaacttttaatttgaataattaaagctTAAAAACGGGTTCTAAAGAAATATTATCTAGAGCAGTGGCACATTAAAACTGTTAGTGACCCACCAGGGTTGttcttgcttttatttgtgCCTCAGTACATAATTTATcatcttaaaatatttctttgaagaAATTAGTTCCTTTTACTAAACAGATAGCTGTAATCTGTTAAGCTTAACAGAAACTACGAGATAATGAACTGGAAGCCTGGAACAATTTATGGCTCTCTCTCCACAAAACTCCATCCAAATGTTCCGGGTGAGTAAAAAAGTACTACCAACCTGCCAGACCCCTTTTCTGAGGTAAATTCCTATGctggtgatttgtttttacactgaCAGATGTAGTGGAAACTGAAAGGGTTAAAGAAAAGGCCCAGAAAGCATTCTTATGCTTGAAACAAACATACATGCAGTGAGACATGTTTCACTCTGGTCCAATTTTTGCTacaaagctcttgatttaccaaTTTGGTAACCTTAGGGTGGCTGGAGCATGGACTACTAGATCCACCGTTGACATGACACTGAGgaatatcatctctgctgccAGGATACTGAGCATGTTGTGACGGACAGGAGACCGTCATACAGCAATATTCTTTAGTCAGAGGCCTCTtagatttgttgcaagactgactgctccTGGAGATCcatcctgcccacagcatccaCATCTACAAAGAGTCTTTGAAGATACTTTAATGAAATTAGTTccaccaacatttaatttctctttgggataaataaagtatttttaaactgaatttgaattaCAGTGAATGTTTTTAGCCGCAATGTAGGAACCAACAAACTATTAGACAAATGACTATAATGTTATGCCTAATCTTAATTGGTGGACATTGAACATATTGCTATATACCCACTCAATATTTAGGTAAATGAAGTAGACAAGTGACTTTGACATAATGTAAATGTGTAGCTTCTAGCTacgcaaaataaaatgtttgtttaggCGTAAAAACCTTTTGTAAATTTCCCACATGCAGTAATGTAACATACCTGCATTTCTCTTCTCATCGGATAAGCCCAGTCCTGCAACAGGAAGATGTATAAGCAAGTTTAGAGCCTGAGAGGACAATTACTCCAAGTTTATTTTGATGTGTGCATTCGTGGCTAATGCTTGTTAGCTACTCGGTGTTGATTACGTCAAGAAATTAATCAACATTAACggttttaaacacaaacagtttttcGTGCATCAACAACACTCGgtcaaatctgcaaaatgtccCACACAAAGCCCATATGAGTGCATATTTTCTCCTGCTGAAAATAAGGCTGCTTGTTAGCTTAGGTTAGCTGCTCACAGGCAGTGAACGCTAGGCAAGCTGATGGTCTCTCACCAGAAGCTCCTCCTTAGTCGCGGGTAGAGACGGgaactgcagtttgttttcctcctccatTCTGCCGTGTGTTCGGGCTTCACCGGCTGAAAAGATGACTTTCTTGTCACAGCGGGGTTAGCTGGATAAGCGATACAATTTGTGAAGAGGCTCAACGTGCGAGTCCGCCATGCTGTTACCTGACAACAGTGTCACGTGACCCTTCAGCCGACGGcaagaaggaggagaagaagtgCAAGGATGGAATAAAGGCAGGTAGAAATGGCGACATCTAGTGGCCATTGCACGCAAGAAAATCAcgtttagatattttttctcttgGTTGAGCTTTGACGCTGATTTTTTCATATAATTATGAGGTACCACTTGTAAagctaaagaagaagaaataaacgtaatatatttggtttatttaaccTGTcatagagagagaaagatgggtgttatttttttcaaagcaatATTTTCATCATATTATAATTCTTATAATTCTAAATGTCATAGTTCccaattcaacatttaattgacagtctaaatatttagtttacaaattaaatatttaaattgcaaataaaacatttagtgtcCAACTAACTGTTTAGgtctgaacaaaatattttgtttacaaactaaatatttagttccaaatTAACTACTTAGTGTGCTAACTAACTATTTAGCCTGTGGGTTAAATACACATTGTTATTCATACATTTCTCAATGAATGTTATTAACATGGTGAAGATaggactttgaaaaatgaacaccCATAGTTTTTCTCTATTACAggctaaagaaacaaaaatattgcaatTAATTTTTAACTGTGTAACTTCATAAACAGCATCCCATGTATAACCTCATCAAAAATAACTCTCAGCAGAATGTGGGGTGTTTTGGAAGATCTAGAAAGAACCCTATCCAGAAAGAGCCTTTCATTGGtgaaaagtttacttttttaaagtttagaaaaaattCTTTAGTAAAAGTTGAAATGTTAACAGAGTATATAAATAACATTATCATCATCTGTTATTTCCTTACTGTCCCAGTTTGTTGTCACAAGACAGATGCTTCACACTTGATTCTATACTTTCGCATTAAGAGTTTGGTATATTCAACATTTGTCTCAattaaaaactctaaaaaatGTCCTTTCCTCCACTGTTCTTATTCATTAATATGAAGACTTTGTGCTAATGTGCTATGTAGGTATTTGTGTCATTTATGTGTCTTTTTCACATAGAGGAGTTTCTGAGGATCAATGCTCTAAATAACAAGCACAAAACATAACTCCTCTACCACTTGCTTGGCAGTTTGTAGGTGCATGGCACATGTATATTATGACCATAAATAAACGTTATTCTCCAATGAGGATTGTTCTAGAGGTTATAAGGATCATCTTGAgtactgtttttttctccttgtatGACAGCAGCAAGGGAATCCTGagtttttgtacaattttgatCATCATGGGAATTATACTTCGCATGTATTGCTTGTCTGGACCTCTTGGATCATGCTGAGTTGACCCTGGTTGTTTGCGACACAGACGGTCCTTCTGCCAGCAACAGACTCCACATTTATCTTTAAAGAATACATTCTTTCAAATACTAACCTCCGGTATTTTGTTTGTCTTGCgtctttcatttctttgtctttaacTTCTGTGTCAGCAGCTTTCAAGTAGCTATTAACATTTCTTTGTaggacacagacagacagacaaccATGTCTTTGTAAGGCAAAAACACTCAAGCTTCAAAGTTCACACAGATCTGTTTGGTGTAAAAGCAACACTGAGCAAACCTTCAAATATGCCAAGCGAAAAAAATAGGcattgcataaaaaataaatccaagaaaaatgtttaatgtagGAAGACATTCCACAGGTGTGCAATCTCAAATACCCATGTTAGAATGTTTAATTACAGGGGTTAGGTGCCTGACTATTCCTTCACAAGTGTTTCACAGGTGTGTAAATATTCTCAATGTTTGAGTTTCCTAATATGTGAACTGCACCTGCAGTAAATCTtggaaagtgaaaataatttgtgtgaagcaaaagcttcttttttagttattttctaCCTGTGACTATCTTCTGCATCCAAATATTTCTGGAGCAATATTTCTGTGttcaaaagttttgtttgataAAATTGCCAAATGTCATAAGCCTGTCTGAGAAGAAGTCACGTGGACGTATATGAGGAATGTGTTTTTGGCTTCTTATCCGTATTTTGAAGCAAGCACAAAAATCTTAATTTCAAAATAGTAATTATAATACTCTATACTTAGTGGCACTCATAAAAGGAGTGCGATCAAAGCTTTCCTTCAAATCTcttttgtcaaatgtttgcataaGTTTTCAGTTTAAGTTTTTCCCTGCATTATATATTAATAAGTGGGAAAGGAAAACTACATTTGTAAAGTTGTGTGAATAATTTGTACATGCTTGTGTTGTTGTCTCTGAGTCGTGGTGTCTGTTTGCTGCTAtcttatttttcagtgttttgtttaccATTGGGAGAAGATCTCCCTTTGTTCACATATCAGAAGAAGATGAAATCTTTGTATCTGACACAGGATTGaaagtgtgtgtttatttgtctttggtTTATGAGTAGGTTTGTTCGTGAGTTCATGTAATGGACCATTGCTTTGCAGCGCAGCTGGTCAGCATGCAAGGACACAGTAAAAATTGCTTCCTTATCAGATACGGAGCAGAGATATTTCCTGCTGCTTCT is a window of Xiphophorus maculatus strain JP 163 A chromosome 4, X_maculatus-5.0-male, whole genome shotgun sequence DNA encoding:
- the styx gene encoding serine/threonine/tyrosine-interacting protein, which produces MEEENKLQFPSLPATKEELLDWAYPMRREMQEILPGLFLGPYSAAMKSKLPTLERHGITHIICVRQDIEANFIKPNFSHRFRYLVLDIADNPVENIIRFFPMTKEFIDSCLATDGKVLVHGNAGISRSAALVIAYLMETFGMKYRDAFSYVQERRFCINPNVGFVHQLQEYEAIYLAKLTIKMMSPIELGRSFSLQAGMPGSRKRSLEEDEDFGAMQVTATQNG